In one window of Solanum pennellii chromosome 2, SPENNV200 DNA:
- the LOC107008878 gene encoding uncharacterized protein LOC107008878 isoform X1, producing the protein MAVISGSELKSSNTKSSVKKRKQKTGPDAVDGKSCHQCRQKTTAFVVGCKNKQKDKLCGINICHKCLSNRYGENAMEVSLLEDWKCPKCRGICNCSLCMKKRGFPPTGQLVSTAKATGYSSVSDMLQFTGIENIDQIKVLKDKSGSRKKIKVSNNEEIIVFSSENSEKETCIEEMSGINVNSSALSKSPSDKQSAGCKRKKASVKPEGTLSKDNVVNELDGPNDGENQPKELMQGQPKSEFDSKRGDSESVEETLSEESQDFRKNKEKRSLKEGSLKDNIIENNDPFALTPLPQGTAVTAVGDIDLQQGDVGNALQFLEFCMVFGKILDINKGQAEAVLRDILQGRSTRRGKCSVTIQFLSSLLSFLKEEEEEKSSAETLTEGKNSCYADIKMLILKSPSVARTMRLDSLSNDVEEFEYLNPSEKLKMLTFICDEVLGTVKIRDWIDDQNSNFAGKAKEAKEKVVAAKNEEKRLKEKMQNEIAQAIIAKNGALLSLSEHEAIFSEIKRELAEAHVSLEESKNTYSKCNKRSEAVRTEPFFSGTDGKVYWTLKCYGDKSVLLCQDVGTGDIAASDEKWSAFDAEQKEIIEKHINSLSRRVKRRVRTPKVQQKLQSQENEATPQDLTDITGTSMEECNEEQLV; encoded by the exons ATGGCTGTGATTTCAGGTTCTGAGCTGAAGAGCAGTAATACGAAGAGCTCTGTgaaaaaaagaaagcaaaaaacTGGCCCGGATGCTGTAGATGGCAAGTCATGTCATCAG TGCCGCCAAAAGACTACTGCTTTTGTGGTTGGGTGTAAGAATAAGCAAAAAGATAAGCTCTGTGGAATTAATATTTGTCATAAATGCCTATCAAACAG GTATGGTGAGAATGCTATGGAAGTATCACTTTTGGAGGATTGGAAATGCCCAAAATGCAGAGGCATTTGTAACTGCAGTCTTTGCAT GAAGAAACGGGGTTTCCCACCCACTGGTCAACTTGTGAGCACAGCAAAGGCAACTGGATATTCTTCTGTTTCAGATATGCTGCAGTTTACTGGGATTGAAAATATTGATCAAATCAAAGTTCTGAAAGACAAGAGCGGCTCACggaaaaagataaaagtttcAAACAAT GAGGAAATCATAGTTTTTTCTTCAGAAAATAGCGAGAAGGAAACTTGTATTGAAGAGATGAGTGGCATAAATGTGAATTCTTCTGCCTTGTCAAAAAGTCCCAGTGATAAGCAATCTGCGGGATGTAAAAGGAAAAAGGCTAGTGTAAAGCCTGAGGGCACATTGTCGAAGGATAATGTAGTGAATGAACTTGATGGTCCAAATGATGGTGAAAACCAACCAAAAGAGTTGATGCAAGGACAGCCAAAATCAGAATTTGACAGCAAGAGAGGCGATTCTGAATCAGTGGAAGAAACTCTATCAGAAGAGTCTCAAGATTTCAGAAAGAACAAGGAGAAAAGATCTCTCAAGGAAGGTTCTCTGAAAGATAAcattattgaaaataatgatCCTTTTGCCTTGACTCCATTGCCCCAGGGAACTGCTGTGACAGCTGTTGGTGACATTGATTTACAGCAAGGAGATGTTGGGAATGCTTTACAATTTTTAGAGTTCTGTATGGTTTTCGGAAAG ATACTAGACATCAATAAGGGGCAAGCAGAGGCTGTTCTCAGAGATATATTGCAGGGGAGAAGTACGCGACGTGGAAAATGTTCTGTGACGATACAGTTTCTTAGTAGCTTACTATCTTTCCTGAAAGAGGAGGAAGAGGAAAA atctTCAGCAGAAACCTTGACAGAAGGGAAAAACTCATGTTATGCTGATATCAAAATGTTGATCTTGAAATCCCCCAGTGTTGCAAGAACCATGAGATTAGATTCTTTGAGTAATGATGTTGAAGAATTTGAGTACTTGAATCCCTCAGAAAAGCTGAAGATGTTAACTTTTATCTGCGATGAAGTTCTTGGAACTGT AAAGATAAGGGACTGGATTGATGATCAAAACTCAAACTTTGCTGGAAAGGCAAAGGaagcaaaagaaaaagttgTTGCTGCAAAAAATGAG GAGAAGCGCCTGAAGGAGAAAATGCAGAATGAGATAGCTCAAGCCATTATTGCGAAGAATGGTGCTCTACTCTCATTATCAGAACATGAAGCAATTTTTTCTGAAATTAAACGTGAATTAGCAGAAGCTCATGTTTCCTTGGAGGAGTCAAAGAACACCTACTCCAAGT GTAATAAAAGATCTGAAGCTGTTAGGACGGAGCCTTTCTTTTCAGGCACTGATGGTAAAGTTTATTGGACACTAAAATGCTACGGTGACAAATCCGTTCTTTTATGTCAAG ATGTGGGGACCGGTGATATTGCTGCATCAGATGAAAAATGGTCTGCTTTTGACGCTGAACAGAAAGAAATCATAGAGAAGCACATTAATTCTTTAAG TCGCAGGGTAAAAAGGAGGGTTAGAACTCCCAAGGTGCAGCAGAAACTTCAATCTCAGGAGAATGAAGCTACCCCTCAAGATCTTACTGATATTACTGGCACTTCCATGGAGGAATGTAATGAAGAGCAGCTTGTCTGA
- the LOC107008878 gene encoding uncharacterized protein LOC107008878 isoform X2 encodes MAVISGSELKSSNTKSSVKKRKQKTGPDAVDGKSCHQCRQKTTAFVVGCKNKQKDKLCGINICHKCLSNRYGENAMEVSLLEDWKCPKCRGICNCSLCMKKRGFPPTGQLVSTAKATGYSSVSDMLQFTGIENIDQIKVLKDKSGSRKKIKVSNNEEIIVFSSENSEKETCIEEMSGINVNSSALSKSPSDKQSAGCKRKKASVKPEGTLSKDNVVNELDGPNDGENQPKELMQGQPKSEFDSKRGDSESVEETLSEESQDFRKNKEKRSLKEGSLKDNIIENNDPFALTPLPQGTAVTAVGDIDLQQGDVGNALQFLEFCMVFGKILDINKGQAEAVLRDILQGRSTRRGKCSVTIQFLSSLLSFLKEEEEEKSSAETLTEGKNSCYADIKMLILKSPSVARTMRLDSLSNDVEEFEYLNPSEKLKMLTFICDEVLGTVKIRDWIDDQNSNFAGKAKEAKEKVVAAKNEEKRLKEKMQNEIAQAIIAKNGALLSLSEHEAIFSEIKRELAEAHVSLEESKNTYSKCNKRSEAVRTEPFFSGTDGKVYWTLKCYGDKSVLLCQDVGTGDIAASDEKWSAFDAEQKEIIEKHINSLRVKRRVRTPKVQQKLQSQENEATPQDLTDITGTSMEECNEEQLV; translated from the exons ATGGCTGTGATTTCAGGTTCTGAGCTGAAGAGCAGTAATACGAAGAGCTCTGTgaaaaaaagaaagcaaaaaacTGGCCCGGATGCTGTAGATGGCAAGTCATGTCATCAG TGCCGCCAAAAGACTACTGCTTTTGTGGTTGGGTGTAAGAATAAGCAAAAAGATAAGCTCTGTGGAATTAATATTTGTCATAAATGCCTATCAAACAG GTATGGTGAGAATGCTATGGAAGTATCACTTTTGGAGGATTGGAAATGCCCAAAATGCAGAGGCATTTGTAACTGCAGTCTTTGCAT GAAGAAACGGGGTTTCCCACCCACTGGTCAACTTGTGAGCACAGCAAAGGCAACTGGATATTCTTCTGTTTCAGATATGCTGCAGTTTACTGGGATTGAAAATATTGATCAAATCAAAGTTCTGAAAGACAAGAGCGGCTCACggaaaaagataaaagtttcAAACAAT GAGGAAATCATAGTTTTTTCTTCAGAAAATAGCGAGAAGGAAACTTGTATTGAAGAGATGAGTGGCATAAATGTGAATTCTTCTGCCTTGTCAAAAAGTCCCAGTGATAAGCAATCTGCGGGATGTAAAAGGAAAAAGGCTAGTGTAAAGCCTGAGGGCACATTGTCGAAGGATAATGTAGTGAATGAACTTGATGGTCCAAATGATGGTGAAAACCAACCAAAAGAGTTGATGCAAGGACAGCCAAAATCAGAATTTGACAGCAAGAGAGGCGATTCTGAATCAGTGGAAGAAACTCTATCAGAAGAGTCTCAAGATTTCAGAAAGAACAAGGAGAAAAGATCTCTCAAGGAAGGTTCTCTGAAAGATAAcattattgaaaataatgatCCTTTTGCCTTGACTCCATTGCCCCAGGGAACTGCTGTGACAGCTGTTGGTGACATTGATTTACAGCAAGGAGATGTTGGGAATGCTTTACAATTTTTAGAGTTCTGTATGGTTTTCGGAAAG ATACTAGACATCAATAAGGGGCAAGCAGAGGCTGTTCTCAGAGATATATTGCAGGGGAGAAGTACGCGACGTGGAAAATGTTCTGTGACGATACAGTTTCTTAGTAGCTTACTATCTTTCCTGAAAGAGGAGGAAGAGGAAAA atctTCAGCAGAAACCTTGACAGAAGGGAAAAACTCATGTTATGCTGATATCAAAATGTTGATCTTGAAATCCCCCAGTGTTGCAAGAACCATGAGATTAGATTCTTTGAGTAATGATGTTGAAGAATTTGAGTACTTGAATCCCTCAGAAAAGCTGAAGATGTTAACTTTTATCTGCGATGAAGTTCTTGGAACTGT AAAGATAAGGGACTGGATTGATGATCAAAACTCAAACTTTGCTGGAAAGGCAAAGGaagcaaaagaaaaagttgTTGCTGCAAAAAATGAG GAGAAGCGCCTGAAGGAGAAAATGCAGAATGAGATAGCTCAAGCCATTATTGCGAAGAATGGTGCTCTACTCTCATTATCAGAACATGAAGCAATTTTTTCTGAAATTAAACGTGAATTAGCAGAAGCTCATGTTTCCTTGGAGGAGTCAAAGAACACCTACTCCAAGT GTAATAAAAGATCTGAAGCTGTTAGGACGGAGCCTTTCTTTTCAGGCACTGATGGTAAAGTTTATTGGACACTAAAATGCTACGGTGACAAATCCGTTCTTTTATGTCAAG ATGTGGGGACCGGTGATATTGCTGCATCAGATGAAAAATGGTCTGCTTTTGACGCTGAACAGAAAGAAATCATAGAGAAGCACATTAATTCTTTAAG GGTAAAAAGGAGGGTTAGAACTCCCAAGGTGCAGCAGAAACTTCAATCTCAGGAGAATGAAGCTACCCCTCAAGATCTTACTGATATTACTGGCACTTCCATGGAGGAATGTAATGAAGAGCAGCTTGTCTGA